The Myxococcales bacterium nucleotide sequence TCGGCGCGGCAGCTTCGGCGGCCGGCCGAGCAGCGACGATCGGCCCGCCCGCGGGGGCCGACCGGGGGCGAGCTCCGGTCCCGCGCGCGGCGCCAGTCGTCCGGGCGCCAGCGGTGGTGGCTTCGGCGGTCGTCCGGCCAGCGGCGGTCGTCCGGCGAGCGGCGGTCGTCCCGCGAGCGGCGGTCGTCCCGCCAGCGGCGGTCGTCCCGCGAGCGGTGGTGGCTTCGGCGGTCGTCCTGCGAGCGGCGGTCGCCCGGCCAGCGGTGGTCGCCCGGCCAGCGGCGGTCGCCCGGCCAGCGGCGGTCGCCCGGCCAGCAGCGGTCGCCCGGCCAGCAGCGGTCGCCCGGCCAGCGGTGGTCGTCCTGCCAGCGGCGGTCGTCCCGCCAGCGGCGGTCGTCCGGCCAGCGGCGGTCGTCCTGCCAGCGGCGGTCGCCCGGCCAGCGGTGGTCGTCCGGGGCCGCGTGGCAAGGGTCCGAGTCGCCGCTGATCGCGACTCCGTGATAGCGTGCGTTCCTCCATGGAGCTGCGCGCGCTGACCATCCTCGACTCTCTCCAGCCCCAGCTCACGGGCTTCCTGCAGACGGTGTGCGCGGGCTTCATGCCCAAGGAGTACGAGGCCGCGCTGTTCATCGAGATCGCGCCCGGCATCGCGATCAACCAGCTCACCGACGCCGCGCTCAAGGCCACGACCTGCCGCCCCGGCATGCAGATCGTCGAGCGCGCCTACGGCATGCTCGAGCTGCACGACGAGGACAAGGGCCAGGTCGAGGCCGCGGTCGACGCGATCACCTCGCAGATGGGCGTCCGGCGCGAGGACCGGCTCAAGCCGCGGATCGTGTCGTCGCAGATCATCACCGGCATCGACGGCCACCAGAGCCAGCTCATCAACCGGATGCGCCACGGCGACATGATCGTGGCCGGCCAGACCCTCTACATCCTCGAGGTCCACCCGGCCGCCTACGCGGCGCTGGCCGCCAACGAGGCCGAGAAGGCCGCGCCGATCCACCTGCTCGAGATGATCGCGTTCGGCGCGTTCGGCCGCCTGTGGCTGGGCGGCAGCGAGGCCGAGATCGCCGCCGCCGCCGCCGCCGCCGAGGGCGCTGGCCGGGGTCACCGGCCGCGACAACAAGTAGCCCGGGCCCCACTGGGGCCAACGGGCTGCCTGATCGGGCAGGCGATTGCGCCAGCGCCGCCACCTGCGCGATCGCCGGTCGCCGCTATAGTGTCGGCCATGCCCACCCACGCGCCCCCCGAGCTGACCGCGCCGTTCGCGCCCGGCGGCGAGGCCGCGATCGACGCCGTGCTCGCGCAGCGCCTCCTGGCGACCGCGCTCGAGTCGGGCGGCGACGCCGCCGATCTGTACTTCGAGTACCGCGTCACCGCGGACTACGCGCTGCAGGAAGAGAAGGTCAAGAGCGTCGGCCGCGGCGTCACGCTCGGCCTCGGGGTGCGCGTCACCAAGGGCGACGCCACCGGCTACGCCTACACCGAGGACCTGCAGTGGGAGCGCATGGCCCACGCCGCGCGCATCGCCGGCCAGATCGCCGTCGGCGGCGGCCACGTCGAGGCGGTGGCGGCCCACGCGATCACGCTGCCGGACTACTACCCGGTGGGACGGCTGTCGCTGACCGAGCCGCCGGCCGACAAGCTGGCGCTGCTCTACGCGGCCGATCGCGCCGCCCGCGCCGCCGATCCGCGCATCATCAAGGTCGAGGCGTCCCTGGTCGAACAGATCAAGGAGGTGCTGGTGGTCAGCTCCGACGGGCGCATGGCCCGGGACATCCAGCCGCTGATGCGGTTCGGCGTGTCGGCGGTCGCCGAGGACGGCGCCAAGCGCCAGAGCGGCAGCTCCGGCGGCGGCGGCCGGTTCGGCCTCGACTACTTCGCGCAGCCGGGCAAGGACGCGGTCAGCCACGGCCGCGAGGCCGCGCGCGTCGCGATCGCGATGCTCGACGCGCGCGAGGCGCCGGCCGGCGAGATGCCGGTGGTGCTGGCGCCCGGCGACTCCGGCATCCTCCTGCACGAGGCGGTCGGCCACGGCCTCGAGGCCGACTTCAACCGCAAGGAGACCTCGAACTACACCGGCCAGCTCGGCAAGCAGGTGGCGTCGCCGCTGTGCACCGTCGTCGACGACGGCACGATCGGCTCGTCGCGCGGGTCGATCAACGTCGACGACGAGGGCTTCACCAGCGGCCGCCACGTGCTGATCGAGAACGGCACGCTGGTCGGCTACATGCACGACCGCCTGAGCGCGCGCCACTTCGGCGTCGCCCCCGGCGGCAACGGCCGGCGCGAGTCGTTCCGGTCGATGCCGCTGCCGCGCATGACCAACACGCTCTTGATGCCCGGCCCGCACGCGCCCGAGGAGATCATCGCCTCGGTCAAGCGCGGCATCTACGCCAAGCGCTTCAGCGGCGGCCAGGTCAACATCTCCAACGGCGACTTCGTGTTCAGCCTGACCGAGAGCTACCTCATCGAGGACGGCAAGCTGACCGCGCCGCTCAAGGGCGTCAACCTGATCGGCAACGGCCCCGAGGCCATGCGCAAGGTCGACATGCTCGGCACGGACTACGAGCTCTCCGACGGCATCTGGACCTGCGGCAAGGACGGCCAGTCGGTGCCGGTCGGGGTCGGCACGCCGTCGGTCCGCATCAGCGGCATCACCGTCGGCGGGACTCAAGCATCGTGAGCAAAGCACCATGAGCGCCACCATCTCCGAAGCCACCGTGCGCGAGCTGCGC carries:
- the tldD gene encoding metalloprotease TldD (responsible for the proteolytic maturation of the E. coli pMccB17 plasmid-encoded microcin B17, an exported protein that targets the essential topoisomerase II DNA gyrase; degrades the E. coli plasmid F-encoded CcdA), producing the protein MPTHAPPELTAPFAPGGEAAIDAVLAQRLLATALESGGDAADLYFEYRVTADYALQEEKVKSVGRGVTLGLGVRVTKGDATGYAYTEDLQWERMAHAARIAGQIAVGGGHVEAVAAHAITLPDYYPVGRLSLTEPPADKLALLYAADRAARAADPRIIKVEASLVEQIKEVLVVSSDGRMARDIQPLMRFGVSAVAEDGAKRQSGSSGGGGRFGLDYFAQPGKDAVSHGREAARVAIAMLDAREAPAGEMPVVLAPGDSGILLHEAVGHGLEADFNRKETSNYTGQLGKQVASPLCTVVDDGTIGSSRGSINVDDEGFTSGRHVLIENGTLVGYMHDRLSARHFGVAPGGNGRRESFRSMPLPRMTNTLLMPGPHAPEEIIASVKRGIYAKRFSGGQVNISNGDFVFSLTESYLIEDGKLTAPLKGVNLIGNGPEAMRKVDMLGTDYELSDGIWTCGKDGQSVPVGVGTPSVRISGITVGGTQAS